The following proteins are co-located in the Triticum aestivum cultivar Chinese Spring chromosome 1A, IWGSC CS RefSeq v2.1, whole genome shotgun sequence genome:
- the LOC123184444 gene encoding probable leucine-rich repeat receptor-like protein kinase At1g35710 yields the protein MQTLRSKMLSCSTPLFFLCCLLLVSCLLLLEEAHAARHGGISLRSQHTALLQWKATLASTPLQMSSWQENTSPCNWTGIMCASVRHGRRMPWVVTNISLPDAGIHGQLGELNFSALPFLTYIDLQNNTLHGALPASIGSLSALSVLHLPYNQLTGKIPAEIGDLQSLRLLELSFNRFTGHIPASLGNLTMLTDLLIHQNMVSGPIPEEIGRLVNLQNLRLSNSTLSGLIPKTLGNLSQLNALCLFGNQLSGPIPQELGRLVHMQILELNSNDFSGPIPISITNITTMNTLYLFENEITGPIPPELGNLAMLNQLGLYENKITGSIPPELGNLTMLNELFLYTNQIIGPIPLELGILLNLQYLDFGDNKISGSIPDSLGNITKLVVLHLYENQITGPIPLELGLLLNLEDLTLADNQISGSIPSNLGNITKLVQLSLFKNQITGSIPQEIGNLMNLEILDLYQNKISGSIPKTFGKLQSIQRMQIYDNKLSGSLPREFGDLISLVELALSNNSLSGPLPANICLGGRLQYLQISSNMFSGPIPRSLKTCTSLVRLRLESNQLTGDLSQHFGVYPQLVQMRLASNRLSGQISQNLGACNKLEVLHLAQNKITGSIPPILSKLSNLEELTLDSNYLSGEIPPEICTLANLSSLNLSSNQLSGSIPTHIKKLHNLAYLDTSGNRLSGLIPEELGTCMKLLSLKINNNNFSGSLPGVIGNLAGLQIMLDVSNNNFTGVLPQQLGKLEMLEFFNLSHNQFSGSIPSSFASMVSLSTLDVSYNDLEGPVPTARLLQNASTSWFLPNKGLCGNLSGLPPCYSTPVAGQHKRKILVLLVPIVLAVVFCIVVAISVIIILGRNKRKQQESVPAEGRDLFSVWNFNGRLAFDDIVRATENFDDKYIIGTGGYGKVYKAQLQDGQLVAVKKLHQTEEELDDERRFRSEMEILLQIRQRSIVKMYGFCSHSAYKFLLYDYIQQGSLHRTLENEEQAKELDWQKRIVVVNDVAQAISYLHHECSPPIIHRDITSNNILLDATFKAFVSDFGTARILKPDSSNWSALAGTYGYIAPELSYTSVVTEKCDVYSFGVVVLELLMGKHPRDLLDGSLSNGEQAMLVKDILDQRPTTPTATEESSLALFIKLAFSCLEPSPQARPTMRQAYQTLIQRPSSSSSSVPFSALTLEQGMHVDM from the exons CTTCTTCTCTTGGAAGAAGCACATGCGGCACGCCATGGAGGGATCTCACTGAGGTCTCAACACACAGCCCTCCTCCAATGGAAAGCTACACTTGCAAGCACACCGTTGCAGATGAGCTCCTGGCAGGAAAACACCAGCCCGTGCAACTGGACAGGCATCATGTGCGCGTCTGTTCGCCATGGCCGCCGCATGCCCTGGGTGGTGACCAACATCTCCCTGCCAGATGCTGGCATCCATGGCCAGCTTGGTGAGCTCAACTTCTCAGCTCTTCCATTCCTAACATATATTGATCTTCAGAACAACACTCTCCATGGTGCACTGCCTGCTAGTATCGGCTCACTGTCAGCACTTTCGGTACTTCACCTTCCCTACAACCAGCTCACAGGGAAAATTCCTGCTGAGATTGGTGACCTGCAAAGTCTCAGGCTGCTTGAGCTCTCATTTAACAGATTCACAGGACATATCCCTGCATCTCTGGGTAACCTAACAATGTTAACTGATCTTCTCATTCACCAAAACATGGTATCAGGTCCCATTCCCGAGGAGATTGGAAGACTTGTCAACCTACAAAATCTACGACTAAGCAACAGCACCTTAAGCGGTTTGATACCGAAAACCCTTGGAAATCTGAGCCAACTAAATGCATTATGCCTGTTTGGTAATCAACTTTCAGGGCCTATACCCCAAGAACTAGGCAGGCTAGTCCATATGCAAATTCTTGAGCTTAATTCAAATGATTTTTCAGGTCCAATTCCAATCTCCATAACCAATATCACTACGATGAACACACTTTATCTCTTTGAGAATGAAATCACAGGTCCAATACCCCCAGAACTAGGCAACCTCGCTATGCTAAACCAACTTGGTCTCTACGAAAATAAAATAACAGGTTCAATACCCCCAGAACTAGGCAACCTCACTATGCTCAATGAACTTTTTCTCTATACAAATCAAATCATAGGTCCAATACCTTTAGAATTGGGCATCTTGCTGAATCTACAGTATTTAGACTTCGGCGACAACAAAATATCTGGCTCTATCCCTGACAGCTTAGGAAATATAACCAAGCTAGTGGTACTACACCTCTATGAAAATCAGATAACAGGTCCAATACCTCTAGAATTAGGCCTCTTGCTAAATCTGGAGGATTTAACCTTGGCCGACAACCAAATATCCGGTTCAATTCCTAGCAACTTAGGAAATATTACCAAGCTAGTACAACTATCCCTCTTCAAAAATCAGATAACCGGTTCCATTCCCCAAGAGATTGGCAATCTGATGAACCTCGAAATTTTAGACTTGTATCAGAACAAAATTTCAGGATCAATACCGAAAACTTTTGGGAAGTTGCAAAGCATCCAAAGAATGCAAATCTACGATAACAAATTATCAGGTTCTCTTCCCCGAGAATTCGGAGATCTCATCAGCCTTGTTGAACTTGCGCTGTCTAACAACTCACTTTCTGGACCTTTACCCGCAAATATTTGTTTAGGGGGCAGACTTCAATATCTCCAGATCTCTTCTAATATGTTCAGTGGCCCCATTCCAAGGAGTTTAAAGACATGTACGAGTTTGGTTCGACTTCGCCTTGAGTCGAACCAACTAACAGGAGATCTCTCTCAGCATTTTGGTGTCTATCCACAACTTGTACAGATGCGGTTAGCATCGAATAGACTGTCTGGGCAGATCTCACAAAATCTAGGTGCATGTAACAAACTAGAAGTACTACATCTAGCACAAAATAAGATCACAGGTTCCATACCTCCAATCCTTTCTAAATTGTCCAACCTAGAAGAACTAACACTCGATTCTAATTATCTAAGTGGTGAGATTCCACCAGAGATCTGCACTTTAGCAAACCTATCTAGCCTGAACTTGTCATCAAACCAATTATCTGGATCCATACCTACACACATAAAAAAGCTACACAATCTAGCATACCTTGATACATCTGGGAACAGACTGAGTGGATTAATACCTGAGGAACTAGGGACCTGCATGAAACTACTGTCCTTGAAGATCAACAACAACAACTTCAGTGGAAGTTTGCCAGGTGTGATTGGAAATTTGGCAGGCCTGCAGATCATGTTAGATGTGAGCAACAATAACTTCACTGGTGTGTTGCCGCAGCAACTTGGGAAGTTGGAGATGCTAGAATTTTTTAATTTATCACACAATCAGTTCAGTGGCAGCATTCCGTCGTCCTTTGCAAGCATGGTGAGCCTTTCAACACTTGATGTGTCCTACAATGACTTGGAAGGACCAGTCCCAACAGCACGGCTACTCCAAAATGCTTCAACAAGTTGGTTTCTTCCCAATAAAGGTCTATGTGGTAACCTCTCTGGCCTGCCACCTTGTTATTCAACTCCAGTAGCTGGTCAGCATAAACGAAAGATACTTGTTTTGCTCGTGCCAATTGTTCTTGCGGTGGTTTTCTGCATTGTTGTTGCAATTTCTGTCATAATAATTCTTGGTCGTAACAAGAGAAAACAACAAGAGAGTGTTCCCGCTGAAGGAAGGGACCTATTCTCTGTTTGGAATTTCAATGGAAGATTAGCATTTGACGATATTGTAAGGGCAACAGAAAACTTCGATGATAAGTACATCATTGGAACAGGAGGATACGGCAAAGTGTACAAGGCACAACTCCAAGATGGGCAGCTAGTTGCTGTGAAGAAGCTTCATCAGACAGAAGAAGAGTTGGACGACGAAAGAAGGTTTCGCAGTGAAATGGAAATCTTATTACAGATCCGCCAACGAAGCATTGTCAAAATGTATGGATTTTGCTCCCATTCAGCGTATAAATTTCTTCTCTACGACTACATTCAGCAGGGAAGCCTCCACCGGACGTTGGAAAATGAGGAGCAAGCAAAGGAATTGGATTGGCAAAAGAGAATTGTTGTTGTAAATGATGTGGCTCAAGCAATATCTTATTTGCACCACGAATGCAGTCCACCTATAATCCATCGAGATATAACGAGCAACAACATCTTACTTGATGCAACCTTCAAGGCTTTCGTCTCGGATTTCGGCACAGCAAGGATTCTTAAGCCTGATTCATCAAACTGGAGTGCACTAGCGGGGACGTATGGGTACATAGCTCCTG AACTCTCGTACACATCTGTTGTCACGGAGAAATGCGATGTCTATAGCTTTGGTGTGGTTGTGCTAGAGCTACTTATGGGGAAGCATCCAAGGGATCTATTAGACGGTAGTTTGTCAAATGGGGAACAAGCTATGCTGGTGAAAGATATTCTGGACCAGCGACCGACAACACCAACAGCAACGGAAGAGAGTAGCTTAGCTCTGTTCATCAAGCTGGCCTTCTCTTGCTTGGAACCTTCTCCACAAGCAAGGCCAACCATGAGGCAGGCATACCAGACACTCATCCAGCGACCCTCTTCTAGTTCCTCTTCTGTGCCTTTCAGTGCACTAACACTAGAGCAAGGGATGCATGTTGACATGTGA